Proteins encoded in a region of the Canis lupus familiaris isolate Mischka breed German Shepherd chromosome 1, alternate assembly UU_Cfam_GSD_1.0, whole genome shotgun sequence genome:
- the TAAR4 gene encoding trace amine-associated receptor 4 — translation MMNSPDIYNPPELQFCFALVNNSCPRNMRSMLSVCTMYIVMIGAIVMTMLGNLVVIISIAHFKQLQHPTNFLILSMATTDFLLSCVVMPFSMVRSIESCWYFGDLFCKVHSCCDIMLCTTSIFHLCFISVDRYYAVCDPLHYVIKITIPVIEVFLLISWSIPIFFAFGLVFSELNLIGTEDFVAAIDCTGLCILIFNKLWGVLASFIAFFLPGTVMVGIYVHIFTVARKHARQIGMGPIKRQAGSESKMKVSSKTESKATKTLSIVMGVFVLCWLPFFVLTIIDPFINFTTPEDLYNVFLWLGYFNSTFNPIIYGMFYPWFRKALRMIVTGTIFHPDSSTLNLYPADT, via the coding sequence ATGATGAATTCACCTGACATTTACAACCCTCCAGAACTACAATTTTGCTTTGCCTTGGTCAACAATTCATGCCCTAGAAATATGAGGTCTATGCTGAGTGTGTGTACCATGTATATTGTCATGATTGGTGCTATAGTGATGACCATGTTGGGCAACCTGGTTGTGATAATTTCCATTGCCCACTTCAAACAGCTCCAGCATCCTACCAACTTTCTGATCCTATCCATGGCCACCACTGACTTTTTGTTGAGCTGTGTGGTCATGCCTTTCAGTATGGTCAGGTCCATTGAGTCTTGCTGGTATTTTGGAGACCTCTTCTGCAAAGTCCACAGCTGCTGTGACATCATGCTCTGTACCACCTCTATTTTTCACCTCTGCTTCATCTCAGTGGATCGCTACTATGCTGTCTGTGACCCTTTGCATTATGTCATCAAAATTACCATCCCTGTAATAGAGGTCTTTCTGCTCATCAGTTGGTCTATTCCCATCTTTTTTGCCTTTGGCCTGGTATTCTCAGAGTTAAACCTAATTGGTACAGAGGACTTTGTTGCAGCCATTGACTGCACAGGTTTGTGtatattgatatttaataaaCTCTGGGGGGTGCTGGCTTCCTTTATAGCCTTCTTTCTCCCTGGAACTGTAATGGTGGGGATTTATGTACACATTTTCACAGTAGCTAGGAAGCATGCTAGGCAAATTGGCATGGGTCCTATCAAGAGACAAGCTGGGtcagaaagcaaaatgaaagtatcatccaaaacagaaagcaaggcCACCAAGACATTAAGCATAGTCATGGGAGTGTTTGTGTTGTGCTGGCTGCCCTTTTTTGTCTTGACAATCATAGaccctttcattaattttacaACTCCTGAAGATTTGTACAATGTCTTCCTCTGGCTGGGTTATTTCAATTCCACTTTCAATCCCATTATATATGGCATGTTTTATCCCTGGTTTCGAAAAGCATTGAGGATGATTGTCACTGGAACAATCTTCCACCCTGACTCTTCTACCCTAAACCTATATCCTGCAGATACTTAG
- the TAAR5 gene encoding trace amine-associated receptor 5, whose protein sequence is MDTVLSQGSEERPTTFCYQVNGSCPRTVHPLDIQLAIYMACAVGMLITVLGNLFVVFAVSYFKVLHTPTNFLLLSLALADMFLGLLVLPLSTIRSVESCWFFGDFLCRLHTYLDTLFCLTSIFHLCFISIDRHCAICEPLIYPSKFTVRVAVRYILAGWGIPAAYTAFFLYTDVVENGLSQWLEEMPCVGSCQLLFNKFWGWLNFPMFFFPCLIMISLYVKIFVVATKQAQQISTLSKNLAGAAKRERKAAKTLGIAVGIYLLCWLPFTIDTLVDSLLNFITPPLVFDIFIWFAYFNSACNPIIYVFSYRWFRKALKLCLSQEIFSPRTPTIDLYQE, encoded by the coding sequence ATGGACACTGTCCTCAGCCAAGGTTCTGAAGAACGCCCCACCACTTTCTGCTACCAGGTGAATGGGTCTTGCCCCAGGACAGTCCATCCTCTGGACATCCAGTTGGCCATCTACATGGCCTGTGCAGTAGGCATGCTGATTACAGTCCTGGGAAATTTGTTTGTGGTGTTTGCTGTGTCCTACTTCAAAGTgcttcacactcccaccaacttCTTGCTGCTTTCCCTGGCCCTGGCTGACATGTTTCTGGGTCTGCTGGTGCTGCCCCTCAGTACCATTCGCTCAGTGGAGAGCTGCTGGTTCTTTGGAGACTTCCTCTGCCGCCTGCATACCTACCTGGACACCCTCTTCTGTCTCACCTCCATCTTTCATCTCTGTTTCATTTCCATTGACCGCCACTGTGCCATCTGTGAGCCCCTGATCTATCCTTCCAAGTTCACAGTCAGGGTGGCTGTCAGGTACATCCTGGCAGGGTGGGGGATTCCAGCGGCTTACACTGCCTTCTTCCTCTACACAGATGTGGTAGAAAATGGGCTCAGTCAGTGGCTGGAAGAGATGCCTTGTGTGGGCAGTTGCCAGCTGCTATTCAATAAGTTTTGGGGCTGGTTAAATTTTCCTATGTTCTTTTTCCCCTGCCTCATCATGATCAGCTTGTATGTGAAGATTTTTGTGGTTGCTACTAAGCAGGCTCAGCAGATCAGCACCTTGAGCAAAAACCTGGCTGGGGCTGCCAAACGTGAAAGAAAAGCTGCCAAGACCCTGGGCATCGCTGTGGGCATATACCTCTTGTGCTGGCTTCCCTTCACCATTGACACTCTGGTTGACAGCCTCCTTAACTTCATCACACCACCACTGGTTTTTGACATCTTTATCTGGTTTGCTTATTTCAACTCAGCCTGCAACCCTATCATCTATGTCTTTTCCTACCGGTGGTTCAGAAAGGCACTGAAACTCTGCCTGAGTCAGGAGATCTTCTCACCTCGGACACCCACTATTGATTTGTACCAAGAATGA